CTCATGGCACACTACTGAAATTTCTGAAACACAACCTACTTGTTTTTAGCGGCAGCTGCTCTATCTCTTTGTCTTCTGTTTTTGAACCAATTCCCAACTTGGGTGGGCGTCAGACGGGTTGCGTCAGCTAAATCTCGTTTCTTTGATGGGCTTGGGTATGGATCTTGTAGGTAGAACTCTCTCAGTAGTTTTCTGGTACGTTCTTTAAAACAGTGAGTTTTCTGTTCACCATCCCATATTGTACGTGGTAAAGGAAACCTCTTCCTGACACGATACTTATCGACAGGTCCAAGAGAACGACCCCTCAGTCTTTCTGCTTCTAAGTAGTGCGCTTCCAACCATATAGCTTGGAGCTTACTGTGAGATTTCTTGTTAAATCGAAAATGTTCTAATATATAATAAAGCTCGTGAAAATGACTGTTATGAAAAGCGACGACTGCTCGCGACCGTAAAATAGTCTCGTTCGAATTAATTAAATTGCGCACTTCGGGGTTGTTGGGAAGCGACCATAAAAATCTTGAAAGTCGATCCACATCGCCGCATTCTTCCAGAGTCTCGCATACTTTTGATATTTGCTCAGCTGAAAAGGGTAAACTGCCACCAGACGGCGTGGTTGAACATAAATGTGGCATACATAAAGATTTTGCTATTGGTTGAAAGGGTGGTGAGTGCGAAACAGAATATGACGAGAGCGTTGGTAAAATTCGA
This is a stretch of genomic DNA from Hydractinia symbiolongicarpus strain clone_291-10 chromosome 9, HSymV2.1, whole genome shotgun sequence. It encodes these proteins:
- the LOC130657388 gene encoding homeobox protein SIX6-like; the protein is MCPQLMEQYSAPLLSTSTVNFKAITTQEKSTREIVHQEMRDVSAFEILHKRQTQYRQDPNMGPIWCTGSCCNAHACKPSLVTRHPSNTNHSITSLTSPTVNSRILPTLSSYSVSHSPPFQPIAKSLCMPHLCSTTPSGGSLPFSAEQISKVCETLEECGDVDRLSRFLWSLPNNPEVRNLINSNETILRSRAVVAFHNSHFHELYYILEHFRFNKKSHSKLQAIWLEAHYLEAERLRGRSLGPVDKYRVRKRFPLPRTIWDGEQKTHCFKERTRKLLREFYLQDPYPSPSKKRDLADATRLTPTQVGNWFKNRRQRDRAAAAKNKSQRRQLNSSSNVSYEDDDSDIDEILDEAASDSEEGDPRAKNTVNEEKSKQKSSFMVSNILQKDDTDGEIKLKNYFEKHLGGFLYSR